One window of the Desulforamulus hydrothermalis Lam5 = DSM 18033 genome contains the following:
- a CDS encoding M48 family metallopeptidase, with protein sequence MKKQPPQDAIQLGQHLVPYRLKRSSRAGKVYLKIRPAEGLEVVVPAKYPLADLPFLLKSRQTWILQKLALMSQRAGHMKANQLAERQEVRLLGRYYRLVTVFQEGPPAVEAVDDKIIVMLPQNLQDRLTQVLENWLRQQARTIIMERVELAVKKMNITYNQVFIKDQKTRWGSCSNRGNLNFNYRLVMAPLPVIDYIVVHELAHLVEMNHSKKFWALVESICPDYRVHRQWLKEHGAELTL encoded by the coding sequence ATGAAAAAACAGCCCCCGCAAGATGCGATACAATTGGGACAACACCTGGTACCTTACCGGCTGAAAAGAAGCAGCCGGGCCGGCAAGGTATATCTCAAAATACGACCGGCAGAAGGATTGGAGGTTGTGGTGCCGGCCAAGTATCCCCTGGCCGATCTGCCGTTCTTATTAAAAAGCCGGCAAACATGGATATTGCAAAAATTAGCCCTTATGAGCCAAAGGGCCGGACATATGAAGGCCAACCAGCTGGCCGAAAGGCAGGAGGTACGCCTGCTGGGCCGATATTACCGGTTGGTTACCGTATTTCAAGAAGGGCCGCCGGCGGTGGAGGCGGTGGATGATAAAATTATTGTCATGCTGCCGCAAAACTTGCAAGACCGGCTGACACAGGTGCTGGAAAATTGGCTGCGGCAGCAGGCCAGGACAATTATTATGGAACGGGTGGAGCTTGCCGTTAAAAAAATGAACATTACTTACAACCAGGTTTTCATTAAAGATCAAAAAACCCGCTGGGGCAGTTGTTCCAACCGAGGCAACCTGAACTTTAATTACCGGTTGGTGATGGCTCCGCTGCCGGTGATAGATTATATTGTGGTTCATGAATTAGCTCACCTGGTGGAAATGAATCACTCCAAAAAATTTTGGGCCCTGGTGGAGAGCATTTGTCCGGACTACCGGGTGCACCGGCAGTGGTTGAAAGAACACGGGGCGGAACTAACCCTTTAA
- a CDS encoding Na/Pi cotransporter family protein, which produces MHWQAVVLSMIGGMGLLLYGMYVLSDGLQKIAGKRLREALTQLTKNRLVAMGLGTLVTVMFQSSTATTVILVSLTSASIISLRQTLAVILGADIGTTITAQLIALKVTEISLPIVGVGATIIFFAKRHKYKRIGQVLIGFGLLFLGLKIMSDTMHPLRDDPMFGKLLLQMSDSPLLAMVVAAVFTFLVHSSAATIGIIMLLAMQHMITLESAVYLLFGANVGTAFTAVLSSLGSSRESQRVATAHLLFKVAGVLLFLPFVSVLAKVMSSLTSNAGFQVANVHTFFNIALAVLFAPFISQFARLLEIIVPEKKQPDTDVAPKYLDESLFNSPEVAIGMATKEIMHISDHVSDMTKHIYPLLKSYDPDLAEKMHQKENHIDSLATATNKYLTHLLRQPLTKDEFNKTMGLVHIVREYEYIGDIIEKNLMYKAESKYVNNLDFSAEGHKDIITMHNKILELLYIVNTAFATNSCMLAEKAKNLQEDIVDLEFRLRMSHIARMQRGSQETENTSFIHMDVVNAYLRMSEHMKNIAMALTDEVSCTWHDEALILTPPSEMWQVNGNGNGNGKQPSAGKTN; this is translated from the coding sequence ATGCACTGGCAAGCAGTTGTATTGAGTATGATTGGCGGCATGGGCCTGTTGTTATATGGTATGTATGTACTGAGCGACGGACTGCAAAAAATTGCCGGAAAAAGGTTGCGGGAAGCCCTCACCCAGCTGACCAAAAACCGCCTGGTTGCTATGGGCCTGGGCACCCTGGTAACCGTCATGTTTCAAAGCAGTACCGCTACCACGGTGATATTGGTAAGTCTGACCAGTGCTTCCATTATCAGCTTAAGACAAACGTTAGCGGTAATTTTAGGAGCGGATATCGGCACCACCATAACCGCCCAGTTAATTGCTTTAAAGGTGACAGAAATTTCTTTACCTATCGTTGGGGTTGGGGCTACCATCATATTTTTTGCCAAAAGACATAAATATAAGCGCATTGGCCAGGTATTAATAGGCTTTGGTTTATTGTTCCTGGGTCTTAAAATAATGTCAGATACCATGCACCCCCTGCGGGATGACCCGATGTTTGGCAAATTGCTGCTGCAGATGAGCGACAGCCCTCTGCTGGCCATGGTGGTTGCGGCCGTTTTTACCTTTTTGGTGCACAGCAGCGCTGCCACCATCGGTATCATCATGCTGTTGGCCATGCAGCACATGATTACGCTGGAATCCGCTGTTTACCTGTTGTTTGGTGCCAATGTCGGCACCGCCTTCACAGCCGTGTTATCCAGCCTGGGATCCTCGCGGGAATCCCAACGGGTGGCCACAGCCCATTTGCTCTTTAAAGTGGCCGGGGTGTTATTATTCCTGCCCTTTGTGAGCGTGCTGGCCAAGGTAATGAGCAGCTTAACATCTAATGCCGGTTTTCAGGTGGCCAACGTGCATACCTTCTTTAACATTGCCCTTGCAGTGCTGTTTGCTCCTTTTATTTCTCAGTTTGCCCGGCTGTTGGAAATTATTGTGCCGGAAAAGAAACAGCCGGATACCGATGTGGCGCCCAAATACCTGGATGAAAGTTTGTTTAACTCGCCGGAAGTAGCCATTGGCATGGCCACCAAGGAGATCATGCATATTTCTGACCATGTATCCGACATGACCAAACATATTTACCCGCTGCTGAAATCATATGATCCTGATTTGGCAGAAAAAATGCACCAGAAGGAAAATCACATTGACAGCCTGGCGACAGCAACCAACAAATATTTAACCCACCTGTTAAGACAGCCGCTGACCAAGGATGAATTTAACAAAACCATGGGCCTGGTGCATATTGTGCGGGAATATGAATATATCGGCGATATTATCGAAAAAAACCTGATGTATAAAGCAGAGAGCAAGTATGTCAACAATTTGGATTTTTCCGCCGAGGGACATAAAGATATAATTACCATGCACAATAAAATTTTAGAGCTGCTTTATATTGTTAATACCGCCTTTGCCACTAACAGTTGTATGCTGGCCGAAAAGGCGAAAAACCTGCAGGAGGATATTGTTGATCTGGAGTTCCGGTTGCGCATGAGCCACATTGCCCGCATGCAAAGGGGTTCCCAGGAAACAGAAAATACCAGCTTTATCCATATGGATGTTGTTAATGCCTACCTGCGCATGAGCGAGCATATGAAAAACATTGCCATGGCCCTGACCGACGAAGTATCCTGCACCTGGCATGATGAAGCGCTGATCCTTACGCCCCCTTCCGAGATGTGGCAAGTCAACGGCAACGGCAACGGCAACGGTAAACAGCCCAGCGCCGGCAAAACCAACTGA